TTGCTCTCCAATATGGCGCCATTCCGATCGTCAGGGAGACGGGCGGTCTTTACGATACAGTCCGTGCCTATCAGGAGGAAGAGAGAACGGGCAATGGCTTTACGTTTTCCGCTTTCAATGCGCATGATCTTAAATTCACAATCGAGAGGGCACTGTCGTTTTATCCCCAAAAGGATGTATGGAAGAGCATCATGAAGACCGCAATGAATGCAGATTACAGCTGGAAGCATTCAGCTAAAGAGTATCAGCGCATTTTCGAGTATGTGACAAGGAGTGGACGGGATGTTCTCGAGTAAAGAACGTTTTGCAGCCTTATTTTTAAAGCGTCTGGAAATGACGTGTGGAAAAAGCTTTAAAGACTCTGCCAAGCTGGATCAATACAAAACGTTAGGCAATATGGTCAGAGAGTATATCAGCGCTAATTGGATCCAGACGAATGAAAAAAGCAGGTCCAACTCCGGGAAACAGACATATTATTTGTCAATCGAATTTCTGCTCGGTCAGCTCCTTGAACAAAATGTAATGAATCTTGGCGTTCGTGATGTTGTGGAAGCAGGCTTAAAGGATATTGGCATCGAATTAGAGGAGATCCTTCAGATAGAGAGCGATGCAGGTCTAGGCAATGGCGGGCTTGGGCGCTTGGCTGCTTGCTTTTTAGATTCTCTCGCTTCATTAAACCTGCCTGGACATGGAATGGGCATTCGTTATAAGCACGGCTTGTTTGAGCAAAAAATTGTTGACGGCCATCAAGTGGAGCTGCCTGAGCAATGGCTGAAAAACGGGAATGTATGGGAAGTAAGAAATGCGGATCAGGCTGTTGACGTGCCATTTTGGGGCGAGGTGCATGTGACACAACAAAACGGGCGTCTGCATTTTCGTCACGAGCAAGCTACAATCGTCACCGCTGTTCCTTACGATATACCGATTATTGGCTATGAAACGGGGACAGTCAATACGTTGAGGTTATGGAATGCCGAGCCCTATGCGCATTATCATGGCGGCAATATCTTGTCTTATAAGCGGGAAACAGAAGCTGTTTCTGAATTTTTATATCCTGACGACACTCATGACGAGGGGAAAATTTTACGGCTGAAGCAGCAGTATTTTTTAGTTTGCGCAAGCTTAAAAAGCATTGTGAATAATTACCGAAAAACAAATAAATCTTTATCCGGGCTGCATAAAAAAATCAGCATTCATATTAATGACACGCATCCTGCGCTGGCAGTGCCTGAGCTGATGCGGATTCTGCTCGATGAAGAGAACATGAGCTGGGATGAGGCCTGGCATATCACCGTACATACGATTTCATATACAAATCATACGACATTGTCAGAAGCGCTGGAGAAATGGCCGATTCATTTGTTTAAGCCGCTGCTTCCGCGAATGTATATGATTATCGAAGAGATCAATGAAAGGTTTTGCCATGCGGTCTGGGAAAAGTATCCCGGGGACTGGAAAAGAATAGAGGACATGGCGATTACGGCGCATGGTGTTGTCAAAATGGCCCACCTGGCCATAGTGGGCAGCTACAGTGTAAACGGCGTTGCCAAAATTCATTCCGATATTTTAAAGAAAAGGGAGATGCACAACTTTCATTTGCTGTTTCCAAATCGTTTTAACAATAAGACGAATGGAATTGCCCACAGGCGCTGGCTGCTAAAAGCAAATCCCGGCTTGTCTGCGATCATCACGGAGGCGATCGGCAATCAATGGATCAAAGATCCGGAATCACTGCTTCAATTAGAACCGTATGCTTTTGATCCAGCTTTTATTGAACAGTTTCAAAACAACAAAAGCAGGAAAAAACAAGAGCTTGCTGATTTGATTTTTTGTACGGCGGGGGTGGTTGTGGACCCTGACAGCATATTTGACGTTCAGGTAAAACGGCTTCATGCATATAAACGGCAGCTGCTGAATGTTCTTCATATTATGTATTTGTATAATCGGCTCAAAGAGGACTCGGGATTTTCCATTTACCCGCAAACCTTTATTTTTGGAGCAAAGGCTTCACCAAGCTATTATTATGCCAAGAAAATCATTAAGCTCATCCATTCTGTCGCTGAAAAGGTCAACTATGACCCGGAAGTCAAACAGCTGATCAAGATTGTTTTTTTGGAAAATTACAGAGTGTCTATGGCTGAGCGGATTTTTCCGGCTTCAGATATAAGTGAACAAATTTCAACGGCGAGCAAGGAAGCGTCAGGCACAGGAAATATGAAGTTTATGATGAACGGGGCTTTGACAATCGGCACTCATGACGGCGCAAATATTGAGATTCTTGAGCGGGTGGGGCCTGATTGTATTTACACATTCGGTTTAAAGGCGGATGCCGTTCTATCGTACCAGGAAAACGGCGGCTATAGATCGAGGGAATATTATCAGCATGACCGCAGAATCAGACAGGTGGCGGATCAGCTGATCAACGGTTTTTTTGAAGGGGAAGCAGATGAATTTGAATCGATTTATGACTCGCTGCTTCCGCATAATGATGAGTATTTTGTGCTAAAGGATTTCAGCTCATATGCAGATGCGCAAGAGCGTATTCAAGCTGATTATCGCGATCGGAGGACATGGTCTGGGCGTTCGATTGTAAACATTGCCCATTCTGGATATTTCTCAAGCGACCGCACGATCCGCGAATATGCGAAAGACATTTGGAGAATCCGCCCGATGATGTGAAAAAGCCGCTGTAGGAGCGGCTTTTTTGGTTTACAGATTCATCGAATAGATTGTAAAGGATAAGAATGTCGCAAACGCACTCCATAAAACATAGGGCAAAAGAAGATAGCTTGCGGCTCTGCTGTATTTTTTTACTATAATCATTAATATGAATGCTGTTAGCGCGACGAGCAGGCTGTCAATCGACGCAGCCAGCAAATTCTTTTGGGTAAATTGAAAATAGCTGAATGCCTGATTAAACACATAATTAATCAAAAGCATAAGCCAAAAGCGCTTCGCATCTTGAAATGAAAATGCGGCGTACACAATGGCAGCTGAAAGGGAGATCAGGGCAAACAGGATCGCCCAAATGATGCCGATCGCAGACCCGGGTGGCGTCCAGTCCGGTTTTTTCAGTGAATTGTACCATTCTTGGTCAATCGGAAACAGGTAGTCTGCGGCTGAAAACAGCGCGTAAGTAATCACAAAAACCGCTATGGCGCCGATTATTTTCTTCATGTTTGCAACCTCCGTATGTATTTATTTTACATTTATACGTACCCATCATTTTATAAGGATCAAACCCCCGATGTACGGGGGAAATAAATTATCTGCTAAAATTTTGTCCATATACTTGTCTTTGTTCGGCAGTGAATGGGGCTCTTGATTCGTAAGCGTAGATCATAATACTAAAATGATCCTTCAACCAATAAACGGGATCGTTTCTTCTGAAGACGTTAAAGAACCCCCAATGACAGGGGGTTCAATCAGCGTGAAGATCGCCGAATGTTGTCATGATTCCCTCTTCGTCGAGTTCTTCCTCATAACGCTCATGGGCTCTGCTTTGATAGACCGTAATTTCTTTGCCTGTGATATCTGTTGCGATGAAATTTTCGTATGATTCCGTATTGCCGATATTTTCTTCGGCATTCATCGTCATATCATCGTAGCTGAGAGGCGGGTTTTCCATATCCTGTGGTGTTTGTGAGTTTCCGTATTTTTCGACGTCCTGGTAGGAATCTTCACTGTCATATGGCGCCCTGATTTCTTCATCATCGTCAAATTCAAATTGCCCGAAAGGTGTTTCTTCTTCGATCGGCCTATCTCTGGAAATGACATCCTGTGACGAATACTCTGCGAGCGTCGTGGCGGTCGGAAGCGCTTCAAGACGTTCGTATGGGATTTCCTTTCCGCTGACTTCACAAATACCGTACGTACCGTTTTCTATCGCCTTCAATGAATGCTCAATGTCCCGGAGGTGCTCTCGCTCATGCAAGTCGAGAGCGATGTCCTTTTCACGTTCATAAAGTTCTGTTGCATGATCTCCTGGGTGGTTGTCATAAGCTGAAAGTTCACCCATTGAATCATACGGAAAGGCTGAATTGAGCTGAAAATGGTCATTGTCTTTAAAGCGGTTTAAGATATTTTCTTTTGTTTGTTCCAGTTCATGTTTCAAATGCTGAAGCTGGTCTTTTGTAAGCATTGTAATCGCCTCGTTTCTCTGTGATGCATACCTTTAGTATGAACAGATCGCCTGAGAACTTTCATAAATGACGGATGGAGGAATATAGGAAATTCCCCTTATATGGTAAGCGGATACAACCTTTGCTAGCGGCGGAGAAAGAAATTTAAGGTTTGTTTCTTTTTCATTTCTCTAATTAGGTTTATAATAGGTAAGGCAGGCCATTTGGACTGCATGATCTGTGTTTGACACAAAGGAGACACAGGTGTATGGTATTAAAAGCATTTTAAGGATTATGGAGGAATGTCTCATGGTGACAACGGTGCAGCGTACGTTCCGAAAGGAAGTTCTACATGCATTACATAAAGCCAAAGAAGTCAACCATGCTGTCTTAATAAGCTATTCGAGACAAATCGAGTCTCTTGACCCTCTATCATTTTTCAACTACGGAGCAAAAAAATATACAGGCAATCGATTTTTTTGGTCAGATCCTGAAAGTGAATTGACAATAGTCGGTCTTGGCAAAGAAGCGGTTTTCCAGACAAATCAAAAAAACAGCAAGCGGTATCGCGAGGTTTTTGAACAATGGGAGCGCTTTAAAAAGACGGCTTTTCATATTTGTGAAGAAGAAAAGCTGCAGCATTCTGCAGTGGGACCTGTGTTATTCGGAGGATTTTCTTTTGACCCTTGCGAAGAACGAGGTACACAATGGGACCATTTCTCGGAAGGGGATTTCTTTGTGCCGGCGCTTATGCTGACGATGACTGCCGAAGGCTCGTTCTTAACAGTCAACAGATGGGTAAGCGGAAAGGAAAACGCAGAGGCAGTTTTGGAAGGCTTACAAGCTTTTGCCGGCGAATTTATGGTTCCTGATTCAAACGTAGAAGATCAGGCTGTGATAGCAGCATCAGAAGAGCTGGATAAGGACGATTGGCTGAAAGCAATCGAAACGGCAACAAGCCAAATTAAAGAAAAACAATATGATAAGGTGGTTCTAGCCCGAGAGCTGTTACTCACGTTTGACGGCACGGTCCAAATTGAACCGGTGCTTAAAACCCTTCTGAACGATCAGCAGACAAGCTATGTTTTTGCAATCGAACAGGAAGGGAAAACCTTTGTCGGCGCGTCTCCGGAAAGACTGATCAAACGAGACGGCGGCACTGTCATGTCTTCTTGTCTGGCCGGTTCCATTAAACGCGGCACTGATGAAGAAGAAGACCGCCGGATAGGCCTTACATTATTAAACGATGAAAAAAATCTGCTGGAGCATGATATTGTGGTAGGCATGATCCAAAACGCTTTTGAATCAAGCTGCTCCGAGATCGAAAAGCCTGACGGACCTGTATTGTACAAAACGAAAAGCGTTCAGCACTTATTTACGCCGATTGTTGGACAGCTTCGTGAGTCGGCTTCGCTCTTTGACCTCATTGAGAAACTGCATCCGACACCGGCTCTTGGGGGAGCGCCTCAGAAGAAAGCTGTTGAAGTGATCAGAGAGATCGAACCGTTATCCCGAGGATGGTATGCGGCTCCTATCGGCTGGATTGACAGCCAGGATAACGGAGAATTCGCAGTGGCTATACGTTCAGGGCTGATCGAGGGCAGAAGAGCAAGGCTGTTTGCTGGCTGCGGTATTGTGGAAGACTCGGAACCGCAGTCTGAATATGAAGAAACGCAGATTAAACTGAAGCCGATGATCTCTGCATTAGGAGGTGAGAGGCATTGACAGCCAACCCGATAACTCATTACATTGGAAGTTTTATTGATGAATTCGCCCTTTCCGGAATTACAGACGCCGTCGTTTGCCCGGGCTCAAGATCCACACCGCTGGCTATTCTTGCAGCCGCGCATCCCGATATCAGCGTCCATGTCCAAATAGATGAAAGATCTGCCGGGTTTTTTGCTCTTGGGCTGGCAAAAGCAAAGCAGCGCCCTGTGCTTTTGATTTGCACATCAGGAACAGCCGCGGCCAACTTTTATCCGGCTGTGATTGAAGCCCATTATTCAAGAGTGCCTATTATTGTGTTAACTGCTGATCGGCCTCACGAGTTGCGTGAAGTAGGCGCGCCGCAGGCTATAAATCAGCACTTCTTATTCGGTAACTTTGTTAAGTTTTTCACAGACTCAGCTCTTCCAGAAGCGTCTCCGCATATGCTGAGATATATCCGAACGCTGGCCGGCCGCGCCGCCGGAGAATCACAAAAGCGCCCGATGGGGCCTGTGCATGTGAATGTGCCGTTGCGCGAACCGCTTATGCCCGATCTTTCGGATGAGCCGTTTGGAAGAATGAAAACAGACCGTCACGTGTCTGTGAAAACGGGTATACAATCTGTTGACCGCGAATCTCTGTCTGATGTGGCTGCGATGCTGGCTGGGGCTGAAAAAGGAATAATCGTCTGCGGGGAGCTCCACAGTGATACGGATAAGGACACTATTATTGCGCTGTCAAAGGCGCTTCAGTATCCGATTTTAGCCGACCCGCTGTCTAATCTGCGGAACGGTGCTCATGATAAAAGCACTGTCATTGATGCGTATGATTCATTTTTAAAAGATGATGAACTGAAATCGAAATTGCGTCCTGATGTTGTCATCCGTTTTGGGCCGATGCCTGTTTCAAAACCGGTTTTCATATGGCTGAAGGATGATCCGGCGATCGAGCAGATTGTGATTGATGAGGATGGAGGGTGGAGAGACCCAACCCAGGCTAGCGCGCATATGATTCACTGTAATGCGTCTGTTTTTTCCGAAGCGATCATGGCTTATGCCGACACCGCCAGATCATCAGAATGGCTGGAGAAATGGCAGCTTGTCAATGGGCGGTTCCGTGAGCATCTGCAAACAATCAGCAGTGAAGAGGTTTCGTTTGAAGGCAATCTCTATCGAATCCTGCAGCATCTCGTCCCTGAAAACAGCTCGCTGTTTGTCGGAAACAGCATGCCGATCAGAGATGTTGATACGTTTTTTGAAAAGCAGGAACGCTCTTTCCGGATTCTATCAAACCGGGGCGCAAATGGAATAGACGGTGTTGTCTCCTCTGCCATGGGGGTATGTGAAGGAACAAAAGCGCCTGTTACACTCGTGATTGGTGATTTATCTTTTTATCACGATTTGAACGGACTGCTGGCGGCCAAAAAGCTGGGCATTCCTCTTACTGTGATTCTCGTGAATAATAATGGCGGAGGGATTTTCTCATTTCTGCCACAGGCTTCTGAGAAGGCACATTTTGAAGATTTGTTCGGTACGCCGACAGGGCTTGATTTCAAGCATGCGGCTGCATTATACGGCGGAACATATTCATGTCCGGCCTCATGGGATGAATTCAAAGCAGCTTACACGCCGCAGGCAGACAAACCCGGACTCCATTTGATAGAAATCAAAACGGATCGCCAATCGAGAGTTCAGCTCCATCGCGATATGCTGAATGAGGCTGTGCGGGAAGTGAAAAAACAATGGGAACTGTAAACATAACCGTTTCAGACGGTGTCCGATATGCTGTGACAGACGAGCGGCCGAATGCTTCCGAAGCCATCGTCTGTCTGCACGGGTTTACCGGCAGCAAACAATCATGGACTTTTCTTGATGGGTTGCTGCCTGAATCCCGTTTGATCAAGATGGATTGTTTAGGGCATGGTGACACAGATGCTCCGCTGAATGGGAAAAGATACAGCACAAGCCGGCAGGTTTCTGACCTTGCCGAGATATTTGATGAATTAAAACTTCACAAAGTGAAATTGATTGGGTATTCTATGGGAGGAAGGCTCGCTTATTCTTTTGCGATGACGTATCCCGAACGGGTATCGGCACTTGTGCTTGAAAGCACAACGCCGGGGTTCAAAACGCTTGAGGAACGGCGGGACAGGATCATGCGGGACCGGAAACTAGCTGATTTTATTTTGCGTGACGGGATTAAGGCATTCGTGCAGTATTGGGAGGGCATCCCTTTGTTTTCATCCCAGCGGCGGCTGGCCGAAGATGTTCGGCACAGGATACGGTCTGGCCGTTTGCGAAACAATGAGATTGGACTTGCAAACAGTTTAATCGGTATGGGCACAGGTTCCCAGCCTTCCTGGTGGAACCGTGTAGAAGACCTAACCATGCCTGTGCTTCTAATCTGCGGGGAGTGGGACGAAAAGTTTTGCGCAATCAATCAAGAGGTGCATAAGAAGCTTCCATCTAGTAAAATAGAGATTGTTCCAAACGCCGGCCATACGGTACATGTGGAACAGCCGCGTTTGTTTGGTAAAAAAGTGAGTGGGTTTTTGACAAGTTTCTAACTCATTCATATGGAAAAATAGAGGAGGTCATATCATGGCTGTAGAATGGAAAACTGAACGGACATACGATGAAATATTGTATGAAACGTATAATGGTATTGCAAAAATAACAATCAACCGCCCTGAGGTACATAACGCGTTTACCCCTAAAACGGTTGCTGAAATGATTGATGCGTTTGCTCGCGCGAGAGACGATCAAAATGTCGGCGTTATCGTGCTTGCCGGTGCCGGAGACAAAGCCTTTTGTTCTGGCGGAGACCAGAAAGTGCGCGGTCACGGCGGTTATGTAGGAGACGACCAAATTCCGCGTTTAAACGTACTGGATCTTCAGCGTTTAATCCGTGTCATTCCGAAACCGGTTGTCGCGATGGTGTCCGGATATGCGATCGGCGGAGGCCATGTGCTCCACATCGTATGTGACTTGACAATCGCTGCCGACAACGCGATTTTCGGACAAACAGGCCCTAAAGTGGGAAGCTTTGACGCTGGTTATGGTTCTGGCTACCTGGCTCGAATCGTAGGCCATAAAAAAGCCCGTGAAATTTGGTATCTGTGCCGTCAGTACAACGCACAGGAAGCGCTGGACATGGGCCTTGTCAACACAGTTGTTCCTTTGGAACAGCTTGAAGAAGAAACGATTAAATGGTGTGAAGAAATGCTTGAGAAAAGCCCGACCGCACTGCGCTTTCTTAAAGCTGCATTTAATGCGGATACAGACGGACTTGCTGGAATTCAGCAGTTTGCAGGGGATGCGACCCTTCTTTACTACACAACTGATGAAGCAAAAGAAGGCCGTGATTCCTTTAAGGAAAAACGCAAACCTGATTTCGGACAGTTCCCTCGTTTCCCGTGATCAGCAATACGGAGTCAACAAACAGCTTGAGACTTTGCGGTCCAAGCTGTTTTCTTTTCAATACAGACATTTTACCTCGGAGATGATGACATGCTGACAGAACAGCCCAACTGGCTCATGCAGCGGGCACAGCTGACACCTGAGAGAATCGCTCTCATCTATGGAAACCAAACCGTAACATTTGCAGAATTGTTTGCGGCGTCTAAGCAGATGGCGGCGCAGTTTGCTGCTCATTCGGTTCGGAAAGGAGACACCGCGGCCATTTTGCTCCAAAACCGTGCCGAGATGGTATACGCCATTCATGCTTGTTTTTTGCTTGGTGTGAAGGCGGTACTTTTGAACACGAAGCTTTCAACACATGAAAGGCTGTTTCAGCTGGAGGATTCCAGGGCTCGCGTTTTAGTGACAGATTCAAGCTTTGACAAGCATCATTATGGGCACATCGTTCAAACCATTGATGTGGATGAATTGATGAAAGGGGCCGCGGTGGAAATTGAGATCCAGGCTTATATGCAATTGGATCAAACAGCAACCCTGATGTATACGTCGGGTACGACCGGCAAGCCCAAGGGGGTTCAGCAGACTTTCGGAAACCATTATTTCAGTGCGGTGTCATCCGCGCTTAATTTGGGTATAACAGAACAAGACCGCTGGCTTATCGCATTGCCGCTCTTTCACATTAGCGGATTGTCCGCGTTATTTAAATCTGTGATCTACGGAATGACTGTCGTGCTTCACCAGCGTTTTTCAGTAAGCGATGTGCTGGATTCTATCAACAGGCATCAAGTGACCATGTTATCTGCCGTGCAGACGATGCTGGCCAGTCTTTTGGCCGAAACAAGCCGCTGCCCTGAATCCATCAGATGCATTCTGCTCGGCGGAGGCCCTGCGCCGCTGCCATTGCTTGAGGAATGCCGTGAGAAAGGATTCCCTGTCTTTCAATCATATGGGATGACAGAGACATGTTCACAAATTGTGACCCTG
The Bacillus vallismortis genome window above contains:
- a CDS encoding yteA family sporulation protein, with product MLTKDQLQHLKHELEQTKENILNRFKDNDHFQLNSAFPYDSMGELSAYDNHPGDHATELYEREKDIALDLHEREHLRDIEHSLKAIENGTYGICEVSGKEIPYERLEALPTATTLAEYSSQDVISRDRPIEEETPFGQFEFDDDEEIRAPYDSEDSYQDVEKYGNSQTPQDMENPPLSYDDMTMNAEENIGNTESYENFIATDITGKEITVYQSRAHERYEEELDEEGIMTTFGDLHAD
- the menB gene encoding 1,4-dihydroxy-2-naphthoyl-CoA synthase; this encodes MAVEWKTERTYDEILYETYNGIAKITINRPEVHNAFTPKTVAEMIDAFARARDDQNVGVIVLAGAGDKAFCSGGDQKVRGHGGYVGDDQIPRLNVLDLQRLIRVIPKPVVAMVSGYAIGGGHVLHIVCDLTIAADNAIFGQTGPKVGSFDAGYGSGYLARIVGHKKAREIWYLCRQYNAQEALDMGLVNTVVPLEQLEEETIKWCEEMLEKSPTALRFLKAAFNADTDGLAGIQQFAGDATLLYYTTDEAKEGRDSFKEKRKPDFGQFPRFP
- the menH gene encoding 2-succinyl-6-hydroxy-2,4-cyclohexadiene-1-carboxylate synthase, with protein sequence MGTVNITVSDGVRYAVTDERPNASEAIVCLHGFTGSKQSWTFLDGLLPESRLIKMDCLGHGDTDAPLNGKRYSTSRQVSDLAEIFDELKLHKVKLIGYSMGGRLAYSFAMTYPERVSALVLESTTPGFKTLEERRDRIMRDRKLADFILRDGIKAFVQYWEGIPLFSSQRRLAEDVRHRIRSGRLRNNEIGLANSLIGMGTGSQPSWWNRVEDLTMPVLLICGEWDEKFCAINQEVHKKLPSSKIEIVPNAGHTVHVEQPRLFGKKVSGFLTSF
- the glgP gene encoding glycogen phosphorylase GlgP, whose product is MFSSKERFAALFLKRLEMTCGKSFKDSAKLDQYKTLGNMVREYISANWIQTNEKSRSNSGKQTYYLSIEFLLGQLLEQNVMNLGVRDVVEAGLKDIGIELEEILQIESDAGLGNGGLGRLAACFLDSLASLNLPGHGMGIRYKHGLFEQKIVDGHQVELPEQWLKNGNVWEVRNADQAVDVPFWGEVHVTQQNGRLHFRHEQATIVTAVPYDIPIIGYETGTVNTLRLWNAEPYAHYHGGNILSYKRETEAVSEFLYPDDTHDEGKILRLKQQYFLVCASLKSIVNNYRKTNKSLSGLHKKISIHINDTHPALAVPELMRILLDEENMSWDEAWHITVHTISYTNHTTLSEALEKWPIHLFKPLLPRMYMIIEEINERFCHAVWEKYPGDWKRIEDMAITAHGVVKMAHLAIVGSYSVNGVAKIHSDILKKREMHNFHLLFPNRFNNKTNGIAHRRWLLKANPGLSAIITEAIGNQWIKDPESLLQLEPYAFDPAFIEQFQNNKSRKKQELADLIFCTAGVVVDPDSIFDVQVKRLHAYKRQLLNVLHIMYLYNRLKEDSGFSIYPQTFIFGAKASPSYYYAKKIIKLIHSVAEKVNYDPEVKQLIKIVFLENYRVSMAERIFPASDISEQISTASKEASGTGNMKFMMNGALTIGTHDGANIEILERVGPDCIYTFGLKADAVLSYQENGGYRSREYYQHDRRIRQVADQLINGFFEGEADEFESIYDSLLPHNDEYFVLKDFSSYADAQERIQADYRDRRTWSGRSIVNIAHSGYFSSDRTIREYAKDIWRIRPMM
- the menD gene encoding 2-succinyl-5-enolpyruvyl-6-hydroxy-3-cyclohexene-1-carboxylic-acid synthase; protein product: MTANPITHYIGSFIDEFALSGITDAVVCPGSRSTPLAILAAAHPDISVHVQIDERSAGFFALGLAKAKQRPVLLICTSGTAAANFYPAVIEAHYSRVPIIVLTADRPHELREVGAPQAINQHFLFGNFVKFFTDSALPEASPHMLRYIRTLAGRAAGESQKRPMGPVHVNVPLREPLMPDLSDEPFGRMKTDRHVSVKTGIQSVDRESLSDVAAMLAGAEKGIIVCGELHSDTDKDTIIALSKALQYPILADPLSNLRNGAHDKSTVIDAYDSFLKDDELKSKLRPDVVIRFGPMPVSKPVFIWLKDDPAIEQIVIDEDGGWRDPTQASAHMIHCNASVFSEAIMAYADTARSSEWLEKWQLVNGRFREHLQTISSEEVSFEGNLYRILQHLVPENSSLFVGNSMPIRDVDTFFEKQERSFRILSNRGANGIDGVVSSAMGVCEGTKAPVTLVIGDLSFYHDLNGLLAAKKLGIPLTVILVNNNGGGIFSFLPQASEKAHFEDLFGTPTGLDFKHAAALYGGTYSCPASWDEFKAAYTPQADKPGLHLIEIKTDRQSRVQLHRDMLNEAVREVKKQWEL
- a CDS encoding o-succinylbenzoate--CoA ligase — protein: MLTEQPNWLMQRAQLTPERIALIYGNQTVTFAELFAASKQMAAQFAAHSVRKGDTAAILLQNRAEMVYAIHACFLLGVKAVLLNTKLSTHERLFQLEDSRARVLVTDSSFDKHHYGHIVQTIDVDELMKGAAVEIEIQAYMQLDQTATLMYTSGTTGKPKGVQQTFGNHYFSAVSSALNLGITEQDRWLIALPLFHISGLSALFKSVIYGMTVVLHQRFSVSDVLDSINRHQVTMLSAVQTMLASLLAETSRCPESIRCILLGGGPAPLPLLEECREKGFPVFQSYGMTETCSQIVTLSPEFSMQKLGSAGKPLFSCEIKIERDGQACKPFEHGEIMVKGPNVMKSYFNRESANESSFQNGWLKTGDLGYLDSEGFLYVLDRRSDLIISGGENIYPAEVESVLLSHPAVAEAGVSGAEDKKWGKVPHAFLVLHKPVSAEDLTAYCKERLAKYKIPVKFFRLDRLPRNASNKLLRNQLKDARKGELL
- a CDS encoding isochorismate synthase, with the translated sequence MVTTVQRTFRKEVLHALHKAKEVNHAVLISYSRQIESLDPLSFFNYGAKKYTGNRFFWSDPESELTIVGLGKEAVFQTNQKNSKRYREVFEQWERFKKTAFHICEEEKLQHSAVGPVLFGGFSFDPCEERGTQWDHFSEGDFFVPALMLTMTAEGSFLTVNRWVSGKENAEAVLEGLQAFAGEFMVPDSNVEDQAVIAASEELDKDDWLKAIETATSQIKEKQYDKVVLARELLLTFDGTVQIEPVLKTLLNDQQTSYVFAIEQEGKTFVGASPERLIKRDGGTVMSSCLAGSIKRGTDEEEDRRIGLTLLNDEKNLLEHDIVVGMIQNAFESSCSEIEKPDGPVLYKTKSVQHLFTPIVGQLRESASLFDLIEKLHPTPALGGAPQKKAVEVIREIEPLSRGWYAAPIGWIDSQDNGEFAVAIRSGLIEGRRARLFAGCGIVEDSEPQSEYEETQIKLKPMISALGGERH
- a CDS encoding TspO/MBR family protein, with product MKKIIGAIAVFVITYALFSAADYLFPIDQEWYNSLKKPDWTPPGSAIGIIWAILFALISLSAAIVYAAFSFQDAKRFWLMLLINYVFNQAFSYFQFTQKNLLAASIDSLLVALTAFILMIIVKKYSRAASYLLLPYVLWSAFATFLSFTIYSMNL